CTTCTACattatcttttaaaatatggtATTCTTCAACTTCTAACATATCCCACAGTTTTTCAATATTACTTTCCCACAACGTTAAGTTTTTAGTACACTTCCCACCATACGTgaataaatcttttttttcttctaaccAATGTTTTAGATATTGGCAAGCTGCGTCTGTATGAAGGTGTTTACTTTTTTCGTAATATTTATATCCATCTATATAATATTGTACaaagtaaaaagaaatgtattttaatatgggatcattaattttgttaatatgatttaaaatttcttcctttatattattaaattcaCGTGGATATGTTTTAAAGACCATAGTAGCACACCTAGGATCGAATATATtctgaataataaaaaaacgaataaaattacaaatatatatatgtat
This window of the Plasmodium cynomolgi strain B DNA, scaffold: 1496, whole genome shotgun sequence genome carries:
- a CDS encoding hypothetical protein (putative); the encoded protein is MSLRCPELNEIDSTNNIFDPRCATMVFKTYPREFNNIKEEILNHINKINDPILKYISFYFVQYYIDGYKYYEKSKHLHTDAACQYLKHWLEEKKDLFTYGGKCTKNLTLWESNIEKLWDMLEVEEYHILKDNVEVKSWCKKIPGLSKLTKFPTGVDFS